In the Clavelina lepadiformis chromosome 8, kaClaLepa1.1, whole genome shotgun sequence genome, one interval contains:
- the LOC143469677 gene encoding phospholipid scramblase 1-like, producing MAANRNQILPTPSGFDTTQFGGQSQPAQNQWMAMPSNVPGCPPGLEYLSQLDQLLVHQQVELFEALTSVETKNKYAIKNGAGQQCYYAYEESDLCMRICCKSNRGFMMHIVDNAGQEVIRLNRPFKCCAGCCWCANSDGCAFTIDVEAPVGTVIGQIRQSQSFWKPHYDIIDDMGKTIFKIKGPCCVCQGICCSCEFPFDIYPGDYTQAPVGKIAKQWSGFAKEMFTNATNFSVQFPVDLSVKMKAVLLGATFLIDFMFFEHQNE from the exons CCAACACCGTCAGGGTTTGATACGACGCAGTTTGGTGGCCAGTCTCAACCAGCGCAAAACCAGTGGATGGCAATGCCAAGCAATGTGCCGGGCTGTCCACCTGGTCTGGAGTATTTGAGTCAGCTGGACCAACTTTTGGTTCATCAGCAAGTTGAGCTATTTGAAG CTTTGACAAGTgtggaaacaaaaaacaagtacGCCATAAAAAACGGCGCTGGCCAGCAATGCTACTACGCATATGAAG AATCGGACTTGTGTATGAGAATATGTTGCAAAAGTAATCGCGGATTTATGATGCATATCGTCGACAACGCTGGACAG GAAGTCATCCGTTTAAATCGTCCTTTCAAATGTTGTGCTGGGTGCTGCTGGTGCGCTAACTCCGATGGTTGCGCTTTCACCATTGACGTGGAAGCACCTGTTGGCACCGTGATTGGGCAAATAAGACAAAG CCAGTCGTTTTGGAAGCCTCATTATGACATAATCGACGATATGGGGAAAACCATTTTTAAGATTAAGGGTCCATGCTGCGTTTGCCAAGGGATCTGTTGCTCTTGtgagttcccatttgacattTATCCTGGGGACTATACCCAAGCCCCAGTGgggaaaattgcaaaacagtGGTCGGGTTTCGCCAAGGAAATGTTCACCAACGCAACCAACTTTTCCGTTCAGT TTCCTGTGGATTTGAGCGTGAAAATGAAAGCAGTTTTGCTTGGTGCAACCTTCTTAATA GATTTTATGTTCTTCGAACACCAGAATGAGTGA